In one Methylocaldum szegediense genomic region, the following are encoded:
- a CDS encoding metallophosphoesterase, with translation MKQPEALEFFHTVDVNDPNRPNRMCICISDVHFTDGTVGVQSRDDWDDFFDEVAFVCEDRKVEDLVFVLDGDVVDMIRTKHWAERGVYPWQRDHPEFPEIVKTIMQGIIAQHAGHADGHCPFFMRLKQLPTSLREKGVKSVNIVVLLGNHDKEILAAPEALKLFYEECLGWRLEDIPEDYRLKVGRMYGDENLFKSPDSVPWLPFYYADSGFRLFVTHGQWRDGDNCRALPEWSADDGWKLETWKQLRFRPFTDPCFGDTVAAGVLSGFIWKAKQALAEEDKQRIARAQEKSEDVSRLERVLDELDLYRPSYLAVSRIIEETRRLRKHRPGLATTIETLLQESVSEWLSWDFTYDSALKKRRFGLKLLRWWLNLSSKLHLRLELRAIEWFMKILTAFRSHHRHEAVTFKEMKTFPAFLPEYRAYGFHIHGEGHTHNPLQEEPDIAPGQNYTYINFGTWRDQIVEKNAGHWFIKLLKWTRPSYRRRSVGRALFVLDLKPAPGDTQRGFCYWVDDDLTWSDKLDWK, from the coding sequence TGCATCAGCGATGTGCATTTCACGGACGGCACGGTCGGCGTGCAAAGTCGCGACGATTGGGATGATTTCTTCGATGAAGTCGCTTTTGTGTGCGAGGACCGAAAGGTCGAGGATCTGGTGTTCGTGCTCGACGGCGACGTGGTGGACATGATCCGCACCAAGCACTGGGCAGAGCGAGGCGTCTATCCCTGGCAACGCGATCATCCGGAATTTCCGGAGATCGTTAAAACGATCATGCAAGGAATCATCGCTCAGCACGCTGGGCATGCCGACGGCCACTGCCCTTTCTTTATGCGGCTCAAACAACTGCCGACCTCGCTCCGGGAAAAAGGCGTCAAGTCGGTCAACATTGTCGTTCTGCTCGGCAATCACGACAAGGAAATCCTCGCCGCACCCGAGGCGCTCAAGCTCTTTTACGAGGAATGCCTGGGCTGGCGACTGGAAGACATACCGGAAGACTATAGGCTCAAGGTCGGACGGATGTACGGCGACGAAAATCTGTTCAAAAGCCCCGACAGCGTTCCCTGGTTGCCTTTTTACTATGCGGATTCCGGGTTCCGGCTGTTTGTCACCCATGGGCAATGGCGCGACGGTGACAACTGCCGCGCGCTGCCTGAATGGTCGGCGGATGATGGCTGGAAACTCGAAACCTGGAAACAGCTACGGTTCCGGCCTTTCACCGATCCCTGTTTCGGAGATACGGTGGCGGCCGGCGTCCTCTCCGGATTCATCTGGAAAGCCAAGCAGGCCCTGGCCGAGGAAGACAAGCAACGCATCGCCCGAGCGCAAGAGAAAAGCGAAGATGTCAGCCGCTTGGAACGGGTCCTAGACGAGCTCGACCTCTACCGACCGAGCTACCTCGCGGTTTCACGCATCATCGAAGAAACTCGGAGGTTAAGGAAACATCGACCTGGCCTCGCCACGACCATCGAAACGCTCCTCCAAGAATCCGTATCCGAATGGCTGAGCTGGGACTTCACGTATGACAGCGCCCTTAAGAAACGGCGTTTCGGCCTGAAGCTCCTGCGCTGGTGGCTGAATCTTTCGAGTAAATTGCATCTCCGGTTGGAACTCAGGGCAATCGAATGGTTCATGAAAATACTCACCGCATTCCGCAGCCACCATCGGCACGAGGCAGTTACGTTCAAGGAAATGAAAACATTCCCGGCCTTCCTGCCCGAATACCGCGCTTATGGGTTTCACATCCATGGCGAGGGCCACACCCACAATCCCCTGCAGGAAGAGCCGGATATCGCCCCGGGACAGAACTACACCTACATCAATTTCGGCACCTGGCGCGACCAGATCGTGGAAAAGAACGCCGGCCACTGGTTCATCAAGCTACTGAAGTGGACTAGGCCGAGCTATCGCCGCCGCAGCGTCGGCCGCGCCCTGTTCGTCCTCGACCTTAAGCCGGCCCCTGGCGATACCCAAAGAGGCTTCTGCTATTGGGTTGACGACGACTTGACCTGGAGCGACAAGCTGGATTGGAAATAA